One window from the genome of Labeo rohita strain BAU-BD-2019 unplaced genomic scaffold, IGBB_LRoh.1.0 scaffold_57, whole genome shotgun sequence encodes:
- the LOC127161168 gene encoding sialic acid-binding Ig-like lectin 7: MSIWTAEKIILLGFLLKGVCCRDFSISLPENIEALSGSCVIINCRFEIEDKYDGDLTDTATGLWLKDGTHGENNQVFNSRDPKPNHFSGKITGELHEKNCTTVFYNITSNHNGKYFFRIEGNGGLKWNYDEKSTSINVIDSPHKPTVQLYVEQKEVQDQEVLEVLEGSSVSLRCSAETLCSSPPPTLTWSSTPRIPLSESSRLQELISDLNFTATHRQHRVTFTCTITYQLQDKNKTAQNNITLHVQYSSKNTSVSVIPSSSVLEGSSVTLICSSDANPAVLNYTWSRESEGQLEQLQTGHTLTFNRTDLKHRGWYHCTAQNKHGSQNSSVILDIQYAPKISPSSSCTRTDVPVCFCEADGNPSPELEWHLSGRPVTNSSNTFISEERLSSTGLRSSITLHQSLTHTSTLQCVSNNTHGTARKQLQLPLCHLQFAAPIALWLVHQHIAQYKFESHLEVLCQSCSPFSSQYFPVSSPLSSHNKGVKSP, encoded by the exons ATGAGCATCTGGACAGCAGAGAAAATAATTCTTCTTGGTTTTCTGTTGAAAG GTGTTTGCTGTAGAGATTTCAGCATCAGTTTGCCAGAAAATATTGAAGCTCTCAGTGGATCCTGTGTGATCATAAACTGCAGGTTTGAGATTGAGGACAAGTATGATGGAGACCTCACTGACACAGCTACAGGATTGTGGCTCAAAGATGGAACACATGGGGAGAACAATCAAGTGTTTAATTCCAGAGATCCCAAACCTAATCACTTCAGTGGGAAAATAACTGGAGAACTACACGAAAAGAACTGCACCACTGtcttttacaatattacttcaAATCATAATGGTAAATATTTCTTCAGGATTGAGGGCAATGGTGGACTGAAATGGAACTATGATGAAAAGTCAACTTCCATAAATGTGATCG ACTCTCCCCACAAACCCACAGTGCAGCTGTATGTGGAGCAGAAGGAGGTGCAGGATCAGGAGGTGTTGGAGGTGTTGGAGGGGAGCTCTGTGAGTCTGCGCTGCTCTGCTGAGACTCTCTGCTCCTCTCCTCCACCAACTCTCACATGGAGCTCCACTCCCAGAATCCCCCTCAGTGAGAGCAGCAGACTACAGGAGCTCATCTCTGATCTGAACTTCACTGCTACTCACCGTCAACACAGAGTCACTTTCACCTGCACTATAACCTACCAGCTACAGGACAAGAACAAAACAGCACAGAACAACATCACATTACATGTTCAGT ATTCGTCTAAAAACACATCAGTGTCTGTGATTCCCTCCAGCTCTGTGTTGGAGGGCAgttcagtgactctgatctgcagCAGTGATGCAAATCCAGCAGTGTTGAACTACACCTGGTCCAGAGAGAGTGAAGGACAGTTGGAGCAGCTGCAGACTGGACACACTCTTACCTTCAATAGGACCGACCTGAAACACAGAGGCTGGTACCACTGTACAGCTCAGAACAAACATGGCAGCCAAAACTCATCAGTGATTCTGGACATTCAGT ATGCCCCTAAAATCTCTCCATCCTCCAGCTGTACCAGAACTGATGTAcctgtgtgtttctgtgaagCTGATGGGAATCCCTCTCCTGAACTGGAGTGGCATCTGTCTGGACGTCCTGTCACTAACTCTTCAAACACATTCATCAGTGAAGAGCGATTGAGCAGCACAGGCTTGAGGAGCTCCATCACTCTACATcagtctctcacacacacatccactCTGCAGTGTGTCAGCAACAACACTCATGGAACTGCAAGAAAACAACTTCAGCTGCCTCTCTGTCATCTGCAGTTTGCAG caccaatagccttgtggttagtgcatcAACATATAGCGCAATATAAGTTCGAATCCCACCTTgaggtcctttgccaatccTGTTCCCCTTTCTCctcccagtactttcctgtcagtTCTCCACTGTCCTCTCACAATAAAGGTGTAAAAAGcccataa